AGACCTTTAATATCCTCTAATAATTCAGGGTGATTGTTATGTATTATCGCAGTTAAATCACCGCCGTCATCTAAAATGAGGTTAGGCTTCCAGCCGTCAGCCCCTTGCAATGTCTGCTCGATACACCACTCATATTCTTCTTCGGTTTCACCTTTCCATGCAAAAACAGGTATGCCTTTTGCGGCAATAGCTGCTGCGGCATGATCCTGAGTAGAGAATATATTGCATGAACTCCAGCGTATAGTAGCACCAAGATGTGTAAGCGTTTCAATTAAAACTGCCGTCTGAATAGTCATGTGCAGACAGCCTACAATCTTTGCTCCGGCAAGAGGCTTGCTATTGCCGTATTCCTCACGGACAGCCATTAATCCGGGCATTTCGGTTTCGGCAATCGTAATTTCCTTACGTCCCCATTGTGCAAAAGATATATCGGCTATTTTATAGTCGTTAAAACCTGATTTTTCAGCCTGTGCTTTTGAGTTCATATTTTTTTCCTGTTTTTTTATAAACACTTTTTAATATTTATGTTTTTATAGTGACTATAATACAAAGTAAATAGGCAATCTTTATATTATGTGTTTTTAGCGTTTAATTTTCTATAAATTCCTTTATATTCAATGGTAGAAGTGTTCAACAAACGTAGTTTTGTCATACTGAACTTGTTTCAGTATCTTATTGCAAAAGGATAGTAGATGCTGAAACAAGTTCAGCATGACATAAATTATCGAACACACCGGAATCGGAAATAAAGATTAAGGTAAAATATGAGACCCGAAACATTAGCGATAACATCAAGCAAGAATTATAAAAAGAATCAGGGAACCGTTAACACCCCTATCCATAAAACTTCAACAATCCTGTTTGAGACATGGCAAAAATATATGGAAGCCGATAGCGGACAGGATGTTTATCAAAGCGGTAACGGTCAGGTTGCCGATTTTAGCTACGGAATAGGAGGCACTCCTACACGTTTTGACCTGCAAAAAACTCTGGCAGAAATTGAGGGGGCAGAATATGCACTGGTTGCACCTTCGGGCTTATCTGCCATTACTACGGTTTTATTAGCCTTGGTTAGCTCAGGCGACCATATATTAATTACCGATTCGGTATATGGACCTACACGCCGTTTTTGCAATAAAGAACTAAAACGCCTTGGTGTTGAAACCGAGTATTACGACCCTCTTATAGGTGCAGGCATAAAAGACCTTATAAGGGATAATACCAAGCTTATATTTACTGAAAGCCCCGGCTCTTTAACGTTTGAAATACAGGACATTCCCGCCATATCAAACGCTGCAAAACAAAGGGATATAGCCGTAATTACAGATAACTCATGGGGAACGTCATTTTATTTTAAGCCGTTTGAGCATGGGGTTGACATCTCAATACAGGCAGGTACAAAATATATAGGCGGTCACTCCGACCTGATAATCGGCACTATTACCTGTAATAACAAATATATAAAGCAGATATTTAACACGTATAAAAATCTTGGTATTTCCGTAGCACCTGAAGATTGTTATATGGCACTTCGAGGCATAAGAACAATGCCAACGAGGATTAAGGCACATGAACAATCTGCGTTAAGCATGGCTAAATGGCTGGAAAAACACCCCAAGGTCAAGTCCGTACTACACCCTGCCCTACCTTCTTTTGAGGGGCATAAGATATGGAAGCGTGATTTTCTAGGCTCAACCGGTTTATTTACCATAATTTTAGATAAAAAATATTCGTATGAATCCATATGCGACATGATAAACGGCATGAAATATTTCGGTATCGGTGCTTCGTGGGGCGGCTATGAAAGCCTGATAATACATTTTGACCCTAAAACCATACGTACCGCGAAAAAATGGGATATAGAGGAAAGCTGTATCCGTTTATATATAGGTCTGGAAGCCGAAGAAGATTTAAAAGAGGATATTGAATCAGGTCTTAAAAGGCTCGGTTAACCTTTTATTAAACGGTTTAATTTATAATTTGCCTTATGATATATAAGTCAAAAATTATCGTCATGCTGAATTTATTTCAGCATCTCGCACGTGGATACAAGACCCCGAAACAAGTTCAGGGTGACATTTTAATTGTTAAACCGTTAGCGTTAGTTGTTTCTGTCATGCTGAATTTATTTCAGCATCTCGCACGTGGACATAAGACCCCGAAACAAGTTCAGGGTGACATTAAAAATATTATTTTTATAGCGTTATTTTTTGCTATCGTATCCTTTGCAAATAACTCTTATGCATTATCCGAATATGGCGCTAAATGTGATAACAACCCTGACTGCGTAGAATGCCGTGATGAAGTTGATGATTTGGAAGGCATTGAGTGTCAGCAATGTATGCATGCATGTTGGAATATGTATGGTCCTGCGGAATTTGACGATATCGCAAAAAGACCTAGAACAAAAATTGAGCAATGCCGTATAAAATGGGCAAAGTGGTGTAATGCACAATGTTGGGATCCTGACGACAAGACCATTCCTGATTATGTAAGCAGCAAGCCGACATGTAATGACGATTTTGTATTTCCCAAATATAACGGCTCTAACAAAAGACCTTGGTAATCTAGGCTCTTTTTATCGTGCTGCTTAATACGAATAAAATCAAAGCACAAACAACAATACTAGGACCCGAAGGTGTATCAAGTTTCAATGAAGCATATAGACCCGAAAAGACCGACATTGTTCCTATACAGCTTGCTACTAACGCCATTTTTTCAGGAGTGTTGCTGAACTTCCTTGCGGTTGCAGCAGGTATTATAAGCAGTGATGTAACCAGTAATATCCCGACTATTTTTATTGATAATGCAACGAGTAACGATATTAAAAGCATGAATATAAGCCGAATTACATCAACATTTACCCCCTCAACTTTTGCCATATCGTAATTTATTGTTGTAAGCAATAAAGGTCGCCATATTTTGCATAAAACGGCAAGGCATATCATAAGACCGGCATAAATAAGCATGATATCGTTTAAGTCGGTAGCCAGTATATCACCGAATAAAAAGCCCATTAAATTGACCCTTATACCGTCAAAAAACGACACTACCACAAGTCCGCTCGCTAAAGCACTATGTGCGACTATACCCAGCATTGTATCGCTCGAATATGAGCGGTTCTTTTGTAGCGACACTATCAAAAGAGAAAATACCGATGCCGATATAACTATACCCAAGATATGATGAACGTTAAAAATAAACGCTATAGCCACTCCCAACAACGCAGAATGTGCCAAAGAATCGCCAAAAAATGCCATACGATTCCACACCAAAAAGCCGCCTAAAGGTCCTGCCGCTAAAGCTACTCCCGTTCCGGCAATGATTGCCCTTATTAAAAAATCATCAAGCATTTTTATCTCCGTCAACGCATCCGATCTGGTCATGAACATGGTCATGATTATGTGTGTATATAGCTACATTCTCTGCATTTTTCTTACCGAACAAAGCGATATATTCAGGGTGTTCGTTTATATCCTCAGGAGTTCCCTCACAGCAGATATGCTGATTTATGCATACAACTTTATCAGTAGATGCCATTACCATATGCAAATCATGGGAAACCATAATTATACCACAGCCTATTTCATCACGTATATGTGATATCAGGTTATAAAACTCCGCTTGTCCGTTTATATCAAGCCCTTGCGTCGGTTCATCAAGAATTAGCAGGTCGGGGTGCAGTAAAACAGCTCTTGCAAGCATCACACGCTGCATTTCACCGCCCGATATATCATGAACCTGTTGTTTTAAAATGTTAGATATATTAAATTTTATAGCGATACTTTCCACATCTTCAATACTTCGCAATTTCTTAGATGTACCGTTCAATCTTAAAAACCTTCTAACGGTTAAAGGCAATATTTTTTCAATATGTATTTTTTGCGGCATATAGCCGATTACAGTATTTTTTGATACTTTCACCTTACCTTTAGTAGACTGCTGAATCCCGCAAATTGTTTTTAAGAGTGTCGTCTTGCCGCTTCCGTTGGGACCTATAATCGTTACTATCTCTTTTTTACTTACTATAAGTGAAACGCCCTTTAAAACGTCCCTACCGCCGAAAGATACGGATATATCCTTGCAATTAATCAATTCTTTCGTCATAATACGTACGCTTTAGTATTTGAATAGTCTGCTGTAATATAATGATAAAAATCATAACCGCAATTTTTTTAATAATATTTTCGTTCAATGCCCATTCAAAAGAACAAAATAATCCCCCTAAAATAGCGGTTTCCATTAAGCCTATACATTCTATAGCGGCTAATATTACCGATGGAATTACAGAGCCTTACCTAATAGTTAATGATAATTCGTCACCGCATGATTACTCCCTAAAGCCTTCAGCCGCAAGTAATATAAATAAAGCCGACATAATAATTTATGTTAGCGATGAGCTGGAAACATTCCTGCAAAAAACGGTTAGCAGCCTTGGAAATGATAAAAAAGTCATACAACTAATTCAAACAGACGGGTTGCATCTTTTAAATAACAGGGATAATAACCTTAATAACACAGAAGATGAACACGACCATAATGAGCATCATCACGGAGAAATCGACCCTCATATATGGCTGTCATCAAAAAATTCCGTCATAATTGCAAAGAAAATACTAGATGCACTTATTGAACATAATCCCCAAAACGCAGAAAAATATACGAAGAATTTTTTAGATTTTTCTAAGAAAAATGCTTCTATAAATAAACAATACCTTAACGAACTTGAAGAATATAAAAATATTCCCTTTATAGTATTTCATGATGCTTACCGTTATTTTGAACAGGAATACGGCTTAAATAATATTGGCTCCACGACCGATCCTTCATCTAGCGGTATCGGGGCAAAAAGGATTAAAGAAATTGAACAGGTACTTAATAAATCAAACGTTTCCTGCATTTTCACCGAGCCGCAATTCTCTAGTGCCGTCATAGATAATATATTTTTAGGTAAGGATATCAAAATAAAAACCCTTGATCCTATAGGTTATGAAATTGAAGCTGGTAAAAATGCATATTTCATTATATTAGATAATATAGTCAATAACATTAAATCGTGTTTAAAAGGTTAGGTATGTCCGGTTCGGAAAAAATAATAGAAACCGTAAAATTTAATAAAGACGGGCTTGTTCCGGCAATAGCTCAGGATTCAACGACAAATGAAGTGCTTATGCTGGCATGGATGAACGCCGATGCGTTACGTGAGTCTATAGCTAACAACCAGATGTACTATTTTTCACGCTCTAGAAACAGGCTTTGGAAAAAAGGTGAAACGTCAGGGCAGACACAAAAAATAAAAGAACTAAGGCTTGATTGTGATAATGACACTATTTTAGCTATTGTAGAGCAAGAAGGAGTGGCATGCCACACGGGCAGAAAAAGTTGCTTCTTCAAGACGATAGATAACGATAATATAAAAATAAACCAAGATATCGTTACTCCCCCTGAGGAGCTTTATAATGAGTAGGCAAATATTATTTATAATCATAGTTTTTTTTACACAAACAGCCAATGCCGACTTGCGAGGGCTGCCTAATGTTACAATTTTGGCATCTTCGAGCCTTACCAACCCTATAACCGAACTGGCAATTGAATATTCAAGGCAAAAGAACATTACTGTTACGGCATCATATAATTCTACGGCAGAACAGGCATGGAGAATTGAGGACGGAGAATCTGCCGACATATTCATATCTTCTCACCCTTATTGGATGGCATCTTTAAAGCAAATGGGCTTAATTGATGTTTACTCACTTACTAATCTGGTCAAGAATAAACTGGTTTTAATAACTTCGGCTAAAGGTAAGCTAAACGAATATCCCATTGCCGCAGCCGGACTTGAGGGAAAACTTGAGAATCTTGGAAACAGGACAATAATGTCGTTTGGCGACCCTAGCAATACCGCACTGGGCATGTATACAAAGCAGGCAATAGAAAAACTCGATGAGCAAAACGATACAAAACTATGGGAGTCACTTAATGCGAAAACTATCAAGTCCCTTAGTTCTAAAAACAACCTATACCTTATAGCACAGGGTGAAACGGCAGGAATAGTTTATTATAGTGACGCTAGGGGCAATGATGAGGTTAGAATATTAAATGTAGTTGATGAAAACCTGCATGAACCTATTATTTATCAGGCAGCCGTAGTAGCAGGTGAAAACATGGCACATGCCAGAGATTTTCTTGAATTTATTCAAAAGGAAGAATCAAAGCAGGTATTTAAGAAACACGGATTTATTATAGACTGATTCTACGTTATTATTTATTGCGATTTTTAAGCATAATTGCTAGAATCAACTTGAAATATGTAATTTAAAGGAATTTTCTTAAATATGGTAAAGAAGTTTACTGTTCCATGTGATTTCGGAGGTACAAGAGCACCGTTTACTATATATATCGGTGAACCTGAATCTACGCACCACCCTCTTCATTTTCAGGCTGAATGGCTGGGCAAAAACCGTGGCGGTAACATACCTGCGGATATAATGGATAGTATAGCCAAGCTATATGAATTATCTAAAAAAAATAACGTATCATTTGAAGAGCTATGTGTTTATGCGATAAGTGATCAGGTAGATGATGATTTTGACGAGGCTCCCGTCCCCTCTTAATTGATTATGTTTTAAAATGATACGGCCACTTTTATAATAATGTATTTATTTTGTAATTGTCGTTGAACTAGTGTATAATAAAACAGTAGGTTGTTACAAAGGCAATATATTGATAGGGTTTACAGTTAGTGGACTTACAGGGGGCAGATGTTTTTTAATCGCTTTTCTTTTTTTGTAAGAAAAAGAAACCAAAAAGGATTCAGCTTAATTGAGTTGTCGGTTATAATAAGTATTGCGGCAGCAAGCACTGTGGCTTTTCTTTCGTGGACACAGCCCGAAACCCTTACCGACGCACAAAATGCAATAGAAACAAGAGCAAGAATTGACAGAATAGAAAAGGCTATAGAAGCGTTTCGTGTTGAGCGTGACAGACTTCCTTGTCCGGCAGATCCGCAAATGCGTATAGACAATACTCACATTCTAGGTACGAATGGCGTGGTAGGTACGGGTGGTGATACTTACGGCAATGACTTTGGAACCGAAGATCTTGACGAAACTCAGGAAACGTCAGGCACTGCCACATACGGTATTGATTGCCCTGTAAACATGGGAGCTGTTCCCGTCCAGTCGTTAGGACTGAGCAATGATTATATTAACGATGCATGGGGAAGGCGTTTTACTTATGCCATATCGCCAAAAATTTGCGGAAGAGATGCCGGTTTTTCACTACCCGGTACGCTCGAAGAACAGGCTGCCAGCCGTGAACAAGGCTGTACACGTAACGACTATGAAAACAATTCCGGTGATATTGTAGTAACAGACGGTACTAATCCTTATACCACCGCTGCAGCATATGTTGTAGTTAGTCACGGTTCTAACGGTTTAGGGGCGTTTCTACCTAGCGGTAGCCAACTTACCGCAGGGACGGGAAATGAATTGGAAAATTCTGACGGATTGGAAGTAGGCGGCACTTATGACGGTAGATATGTTTTTGTAAAACAGGCAAAAAATGCTACTTTTGATGATATAACCTCATTTAAAACCAAGATACAGATAGAAAGGCTAACAACAAGATCCAGTGCTAAACAAATAAGCGTTGCAGAATGTGAAGTAAATTCTCAGGAAATTAAAAATATCACCTCTTCGCAAGCTAACTTCATGACCTCCGATATTACGGGTTACGATCATACCGCCGGAATATATAACACGGGCGAGCAAGTCGGGCTTGGTCTGATGATGGCAGTGCAGGATATTTGTATTAGCTATTACGGATATCAGCCTCAGATTTTAAGGGGTGACACATGGTCCGGTGCGCAATGTCCCGGAAACAATGCAACTACCGTAGGAACAGGCGGTAACTACGCTGCGGAAACCACTTATTCATCTAAGAACAATGTTTGTACATGTGCCGATGACCAATGGGACGGTGGCTGTACAATGGATTGGTTCGCCGCAAGCGGTTTAACCGTAAAGGATAATATGGTTCTGTGGCTTGATGCCGATAGTCCTGAAACTGTTTTTAACGATACGGCATGTTCAAATATTGCCCAGTATGGTGACGGTGTAGCATGCTGGAAGGATAAATCAATCAACGGATTTAGTGCAACTCAAACTACGGCTATAAATAGACCTGTTTATAGGTTATCTAAAACCATGAACTCTAAAGATGTTATAGAATTTCCGGGATTGGCAGGAAGGAAGCTTTCAATAGCGGATGACAATCGATTGGATATCACAGGTGATATGAGCGTTCTGTTTACTCTTAATTTTAATGATTTTAATCAATGGACGGGAATACTATCTAAAAGTAACAGTAACCAACCCAACCCTTATGACATATACGCTTCTAACGCCGGAGAGCCTGCCAATTTGAGATTCTTCAGAGGTAATGGCGGAGGTAATGGTGTCATTGTATCAAATACCAATATATATGCGGATAATGATTATGTGTTTTCTGTAATAATGCAGGGAACCACAATAACACACTATAAAAACGGTGTAAAAAACGGAACGGGAACATATGGCGGTCCGGCTCCGGGAGCAGGCTCTACCGCTCTTGATATCGGTGGCAGAAATGATAATGTTACCCGCATGGACGGTGAAATGGGCGAGATAATTATGTATGATACCGCACTTACAGAGGCGAATCATAATATAGTTAACGACTACCTAAGCGACAAATGGAATATATCCGCAATACCTATTTCAGCAACACTATCGGCACAACCGGTATTATGGTTAGATGCTGATGATAAGGCAACATTTTACCAAAGCAACTGCACAACAAGAATTACTTCAGGTTCATTGGGCTGCTGGAAGGATAAATCACCTTCAGGATTCGATGCGGTTCAAACGACCGCCGGAAATCAGCCTTCCTTCATAAAAGAGCCTACTATGAATTACAGGAACGTTGTTCGGTTCCGAACAGATGATTACATGGAAGCTAATGGAGTTGCCGGCGTATTTAGTAATGATTTTTCATTATTTGTTGTCGGCGACTTCGGAGTAGGTACTGCTTCTAACAGCAGTATAATCTCGGTAAACGACTATAATGGTTCTACGGCAGGGGACGATGTATTTAGAATAAGATATCACGGAGGTTCGGCAAACATAAATATAAGTGCCGATAATATGGCTGAGGCGGGTACTGCTTATCAGGTGACTAACGGATTTAGTTTAGCTGAAGATTCCTTCATAATGAGTTTGGTATTCGATAGCTCGTTAACAGGTACAAATTTTGATTTTTATTACAATAGCGTTGGAAAAACATCGCTAACTTATGAGCCTAACACCCCGCATACTCCGGATAGGTTTGTTATTGGGGCTGATTACGACGGAACCGGGATCGGCAGATATATGACTAATGGATTTGTAGGAGAAATAATAATTTATGACCAACCTCTAGACGACGCAAACAGAAAAATGATTGAAAACTATCTATCGGATAAATGGAACGTAGAAATTGATAACTAAGAAACATTATGACAAACGTAATTAGAAGCACCAATCAAAAAGGATATACACTGGCAGAGCTTGCCATATCAACTTCCATCCTTGCCATGCTCGCTGTTGGCGGTCTTTCTATTATGGGAAAAAAGAATGAAGCCGATAATTTAAAAGAAACTTACATGAAGTTAGAAAAAATAGAGGCGGCTTTGGAATCTTTTATCAGAGTTAACCGTAGAGTTCCCTGCCCTGCAGGTCCGCAACTTTCAAGCGATAATAGCACAAACAACAGCCATCAATATTTCGGTTATGAAGTTGCATATAATAACGCACAAGCCGACGGAGACGATTCGGACTTTCAGGAGTGTGATAATGATGCGGCAGATGACGGCAATGGCGACTCCGATCTCAATGACGACGGAGTAATGAACGCCAATGATCTTTTGGAAAATGCCACAGGTGCAGTACCTGTTAGAACTTTAGGTTTGCCCGATGACTATATGTATGATGGCTGGGATAGAAAATTTACATATCGTATAGCACGAGGTGCGGGACATGAAAATCACTTTGATATTTCTTCTTTTCATGGCGATATAGGCATTATGGATAGGAAGGGTATCCACAAAACAGATATTAATAATCTTCCTCCGAATAATAACGGAGCTATATACGTTATTATAAGTCACGGTAGTAACGGTAAGGGGGTTGCATGGGGTAAGAATGCTTCCATTGCTCCGACTCCGGCATCAGGTGTTGAAGGTCAGAATACAAATCACGCTTCCAAGAATTATATACAATCCCCTAAAACGGATACTTTTGATGATATTGTTGAATTCGGTCTTAAGAAAGATGTTTTAAGACCTTTTAATGTCACATCACCTGTGGACGTATCCCCGCTAACATGTGAAAATGCTACGGAGTTGGTTGAAAAAGGTCGTGCTACATTAAATACTTTAGCCGGCAATACCTCAGCGACATTAGCCGATCAGATATTTAACAATGCTTTACTACTATCCGAATTATGTGATAGCGCTCCTACTGAAATAAAAGTGCCAAGTTCATTCAGGGGGCTGGTTTTGTGGTTAGATGCTGATGATATTAATACGGTACATGAATTATCTACATGTAATGACACGGCAGAAAACGGTGACGAAGTTCAATGTTGGCTTGATAAATCCGACAATGGAAATAATGCGATAAGCACCACAGGTCCGGATTATGATATATATGATCCTATCGGTGATACGGGAGGAATGAATAACAGGAATGTACTGGTTGCCAATGATGATGCCGGTGCTGACTTCTTAAGGATAGCGGAAAATCCTAATAACCCTAGTCTTGATTCAATCCAGAATAATACGTTCTTCTTTGTAGGTCAGGTTGATTCTGTTCCGACATCTCCATCTGCCTCATCTATTTTGAGTAAAGTACAAAACCCCGGAACAAAACACTTTCAGTATGGCTTGAGTAGCTTTACAGGGCAGTTATTTATTGATAACAGCAGCACCCTTTCTTCTAATAGTCAGGTTCCTATAAGCAGACCCGTGCTATATTCATGGAGAGTTAATCTCGGACAGAATGTGAGTTATTATATGGACGGTGAAGAACTAACTCAATCGTCAGGAGCTGTTTTGGGAAGCCTCGTGCTAAACGATGAGGATGTTTATTTGTTCTCCTCAAATCCCGGAAGTGCCGAACTTCTTGATGCAAAAATAGGTGAAATAGTACTATACAATACCACCTTGTCTAATCAGGAGCGTAGCTCTCTTGAAGTATATTTATCGGATAAATGGAGCATAGACCTGAACAACACAAACAGCGAGCTATGCCCTCCGGGTATGGAGTTTATACGTAATCAGGAGCGTCCCGAGGGAGCCTGCCAGTGCGTTACCGACAATAACGTTTTGGTTCAAGAGCTATCCAGCGTCAGTGCGTGCTTGTTCGGGCAGAACAAATTTAACACCTGTGCATCTATAAATTCCGCCTCTCCTTCTTATACCAATCCGCCATCAAGTTCCGGTCAGGTGTTATGGCTAGATGCAAATGATTGTACGACAATTACCTTAGATGGCTCGCTGGGTCAGGTAACGTTATGGAAAGATAAGAGTGCAAATGAATTTAATGCCGAACAAACAACAACAAGCCGCATGCCTCTTTATAATCAAAACAGTATAAACGGTTTGGATACAATTGATTTTGACGGTATTAATGATCACCTTACTTTAGGTAATAATTATATTTACAGTGCAAATGACGGTCTAAATATTTTCGCTGTAGCAGATAGTTCAAAATCTTCATCTACGGCTAAAGGATATATAGTTGATTTCGGTAACGCCCAAACTGCAGGATACGGCTTAAGCTTTATAGAAAATGCTATAGACCCTTATGCAACCGGTGCCGATCACATGAATAAAACCGACTTATTTACACCGAGCTATGCCATTTTACATATGAATGTTGACTTTACTAATCAACTGGTTATCAAAATCAACGGCACTGAGTTAAAAGAAGAAAAAAAAGATGCAACCGCCACGACGGCACTTGACAACGCTCAAATTAGTCAGGCATCTACAAGAGGCGGCGGTCAAGGACCTGTTACAATAGGCGCGCAAAGCAGTACCACATCTGATTCGGATAAATTCCATGACGGTAATATAGGCGAACTGATTATTTATGATAAAAAACTGACAACCAATGAAGCACTTGCCGTAGAAAATTATCTATCCGATAAATGGGCAATAAATAATAGTCCTGATGATATAGCTAGTCTTGAGCTATGGCTAGATGCAAGTGATACAAGCACCGTATTCGAAGATGCTTGCGGCGGAACTAAAGCAAACTCAGCCGATAGTGTAGCATGCTGGGAAGATAAGTCCTCTAATACCAACAATGCAGTGGCAAGCGGCAGCAACCGACCTACATTCGCAATCCTCACTGCGGACGGTGCATTTACAATTAATGTTATAGATGGTGGGTTACCGGACGAAACCATGCCGGTGTTGAATTTTAATTCGGCTAGTTTTCAACGCATGACTATACCTAATCATTCAACATTAGATAGAGATAGTGATTTAAGTTTATTTGTATTATATGACACCGCCGCTTCCGATGCAGGAGATCATTACATATTTACAAAATTTACAAATGCTAGCAATCATCAATATGGAATTTACTACACGAATGCCGGCGGTAAGAGGATGAGTTTTACACATAAAATAGGTGGCGTAACAGTTGAAACTACTGCCGATTCTCCGGCG
This DNA window, taken from Alphaproteobacteria bacterium CG11_big_fil_rev_8_21_14_0_20_39_49, encodes the following:
- a CDS encoding phosphoribosyl-AMP cyclohydrolase codes for the protein MSGSEKIIETVKFNKDGLVPAIAQDSTTNEVLMLAWMNADALRESIANNQMYYFSRSRNRLWKKGETSGQTQKIKELRLDCDNDTILAIVEQEGVACHTGRKSCFFKTIDNDNIKINQDIVTPPEELYNE
- the metC gene encoding cystathionine beta-lyase → MRPETLAITSSKNYKKNQGTVNTPIHKTSTILFETWQKYMEADSGQDVYQSGNGQVADFSYGIGGTPTRFDLQKTLAEIEGAEYALVAPSGLSAITTVLLALVSSGDHILITDSVYGPTRRFCNKELKRLGVETEYYDPLIGAGIKDLIRDNTKLIFTESPGSLTFEIQDIPAISNAAKQRDIAVITDNSWGTSFYFKPFEHGVDISIQAGTKYIGGHSDLIIGTITCNNKYIKQIFNTYKNLGISVAPEDCYMALRGIRTMPTRIKAHEQSALSMAKWLEKHPKVKSVLHPALPSFEGHKIWKRDFLGSTGLFTIILDKKYSYESICDMINGMKYFGIGASWGGYESLIIHFDPKTIRTAKKWDIEESCIRLYIGLEAEEDLKEDIESGLKRLG
- the modA gene encoding molybdate ABC transporter substrate-binding protein — its product is MSRQILFIIIVFFTQTANADLRGLPNVTILASSSLTNPITELAIEYSRQKNITVTASYNSTAEQAWRIEDGESADIFISSHPYWMASLKQMGLIDVYSLTNLVKNKLVLITSAKGKLNEYPIAAAGLEGKLENLGNRTIMSFGDPSNTALGMYTKQAIEKLDEQNDTKLWESLNAKTIKSLSSKNNLYLIAQGETAGIVYYSDARGNDEVRILNVVDENLHEPIIYQAAVVAGENMAHARDFLEFIQKEESKQVFKKHGFIID
- the znuC gene encoding zinc ABC transporter ATP-binding protein ZnuC (involved in transport of zinc(II) with ZnuA and C), with the translated sequence MTKELINCKDISVSFGGRDVLKGVSLIVSKKEIVTIIGPNGSGKTTLLKTICGIQQSTKGKVKVSKNTVIGYMPQKIHIEKILPLTVRRFLRLNGTSKKLRSIEDVESIAIKFNISNILKQQVHDISGGEMQRVMLARAVLLHPDLLILDEPTQGLDINGQAEFYNLISHIRDEIGCGIIMVSHDLHMVMASTDKVVCINQHICCEGTPEDINEHPEYIALFGKKNAENVAIYTHNHDHVHDQIGCVDGDKNA